TGCCCCTTGCTGCCATCACTCACGGGGCCCCTGGGAGCTCGGGGTGGGGGCTGGTGCTTCCGGGCTGCGGCCCATCCTCAGCCCCAGCCTGAGCCTGGCCCCTTTCCCCGCAGGCGCTCCCTGCAGCAGGTGCTGCTGCTGTGCACGGGCATCGTGGTGATGGTGCTCTTCTCACTTTTCGTGGAGTGACCATCCCTGCCACCCCCCACACAGCAATAAGAGGCTCGGATTCACTCTGTGACCGTGTGTGAGGCAGAGGGCGAGTGCCTGAGCGCACCTCTGACCAGATGAGAGGGTGGTTTGCGTGCGTGCGTGTCTGTGACCGTGACCAGAGATGTGTGTGAGACCGACACTGTGATAGCGTGCTGCGCCCGGGGCCTGATCCCGGCGCCTGCCCCCAGCCGCGCTGTGGTCCTGTTACCCCGTCAGCCCGCACTTCCCGCAGTGAGCAGTGAGGAATAGCAGCCCTGGTCCCAGGTGGAGGCCTCTCTCAGCCAAGAAAGACCATAGGGGGAGTGAGAACAGCCCCAGGGGCCCAGGGCTTCGGGGAGCCCAAAGCCATCTCCTTCTGGAGCATTGGGGTTCCCGGCTTTCTACTCAGGCTCCGAGCCCTGGCAGCCTGAGGGCTGAGGGTGGGAAGCCTCTCTGCTGTGTCCCTTGTCCGGGCCCTTCCTTTGTCAGTTCTAAGGCCAAAGAAAGGAGAGGCAGGTGCTCGTGCAGCCCCTCGCCCCACTCAGCACTGACGGTCCTCCCAGCCTGGGATGGAGCTGGGAGATGCTTTCCAAGACCTTTTCCTCGTGGCTGCCAGCCCTGGGCCAGCTCCTGTTCCCCTAGTAAATGCTCCCTGGCAGCGCCAGCAGCTTTCACCACCTCCAGCTGCCAAACAGCAGCCTGCAGGGCAGTGAGcagccctgagccacacaggcctcCTGGTTCAGCCCAGGGACTCTGGTGCCAGACCAGGGTGCAGACAGAGATACCCCAGGGGCAGGAAGAGTGGGCCGTAGccgcccctccctgcccaggcccTTTTCCCTGTCCCATTGCGGCTGAGGGTAGATTGGGGGAGGTGAGGGCTCCGCTCAGCACTCAGGAATGTGCTCTGGGAGAATGCTGAAGCCATAATCCCCAGCTATTTCCCTTGGCGGACACCCAGGTACTCAGCTGGCTCACTCCACAGCCAGGCTCAGCCCTGCTGCTCAACCATGGACGTTCTGAGAAGCGGCCATCAAGAGGGTCTGAATGGGTTTACAGCAGTTTTGCTGTGGGTCCGTTTCTATCTGTAAATAACTCTTCTATAGACAatgcaaataaatattatatacaaacTGGCCGCCTGTCTTCTGCACACCACAGTCCCTGGTCAGGCAGGGCTCTCCTGGGCTCCCCTTGCTCCAGCCAGGCTGGTGGCTGTGTgggtccccacccccaggctcagcTGGCCACCCTGCGCATCTGGTCATCCCCAGCCCCCCTCCAGCTCTTGTGCTTCACGCTCATCTGTGAACAGTTACCCTCACAGTGCTGCTCAGAACAGGGCACAGCCATTCGTGCCAAACCTGGCGTGTTAGCTCTGGAGCCCAGTCCCACAAGCTGGACACCGTGCCACCGTAGCCGACATCGCCCCCAGGGTGGTCGTCCTCTTTTTATAGACTTAAGAGCCAGGGGCTTCTCCCCAGCCTGTCCGAGTAAATGGAGGAAGGGAGGTCTATCCACCAAGTCATCTCCAGCTTTGcttcagtgaaattaaaaaagatcATGGGGTTCTTCTTACTCTACGGATTCTCACTTCCTCTGAATGTCAAGGCTGCTCCCCCACAGGGCTAGCCCAGGAAAGCGGGGAGGGAATAGTGGGATCCCACTGTGCTGAGTCAACCAGGCTGGCCAGCCGGCCTTCAGGAGCCCACAGGATAAGAACTGTCCATCGGTCTGTCCTGGAGCCCCACTCAGCGgcatgctcagctgggagtgcctggctccGACCCGCCGGCTTGTCGGTGAAAAGGGAGCCACCCCACCTGGCTGTGACAGTCCAGGGTCTGGGAAGCCCAGGCCTGTTGGCGCCAAAGAAGGAATCTAgggctgtcccccacccccacctctctggGGTGGCACTGGGGCTCTTACCTATGTTGAGCCCTTCCAGGTGACAGGTACACAGGCAATCACAGGGCTCGGCCTGCCCAGGAGAGGCAGTGAGGCCATTTATGAAGAAGCTGGTGGGACGCAGGGACTGGGTTCACTGCAGTGCCATGGCCAGGAGGTGAATGCCCTGACTGGTCAGGCGGGGAACAGAGAACACAGAAGCAACAGCGGCCAGGTCTGTCCCCACCAAGGGGACAGAAACCAGAAGCTCTTGGAGGTTGTGCTGGGAGTGCCTTGGGCAGGGCATGGAAGTCAACGGGATTTCCCAGGGGTCTGCCCCTGTGAGCAGCAGAACACTCTAGAAGGCAGTCCGGAGGTGACAGGACTCCTGGGTTGGAAAGCTAGCCAGCAGCCAAGCCCTCCAGACAGGCTGTTTTGGTCAGTAGCTCATTGTAGGCATGTCCACTtggggagaaggcaggaaaaaCTGCAGAGGGGCTTTTGTTAGGGGGGCATGTAAGAGCTGATAGGAGTTCTGAGGGTCTTTTACTCTAGAAGGCGTTCCCTGGCCCACGAAAGCTGCTAAGAGCACAGACATGGAACCCAGACGTGTTTTACTGTCCCGGGTTTAAATCCCAGCTAGGCCACCTAAGAGCAATTGTAGCCCAGCTGCTCACACACATCTTGGAAATGGGTACCCCGATGGGGGCTACTGGAATGACAGGACCACATTATGCACAGATCCGTCGGGCATGGGGCCCAGAACAGGCCCTCAGTGAACCACGCGATGCCAGCTATgatgttggggggtggggcggaaCTGGGAAGTTGAGTAGACAGACAGGACCCACGAGATCCTCAAGGAAACAGACAGGACATGGGGCCTGATTTAGAGTGGGGCTGACGGCGGAACTGGGGGGCGCGGGGGGGAGAACACACCGTGACCAAAGGTTAGACTCAGAAGGGCTCTCAGTGCTCTTGCTCAAGGTTCGTTTCTCAGAAGGAAATGAGCCAAGAGAACTAATGGGAACACGTGGAGAAACAGGAGGCTCAGAGGCCAGGAAACAGGAGGAATTTCAAGGAGCAAAAACCCAGGCTTTACAGGGAACCAAGGAAGAGGGGACCAAAAATGCAAAAAGGGGAAAGGCTGGCTTCTAGTCTTGGATCTGGAGCTGCAGGGGCCCGGACCTCTAAAgcggaggggtggggcagggagcaggaaAGGGGCTGGCCGGGACGCGGTGGCGGGAGGCTGGAAGACGCCAGGCAGCAGCTGTAACACGCGCCCATCTTGCCCGGAGGGCCTCGCCCGACAACTGCTTTGAGGCCCACAGTGGTTTCAGGGGTTTCCAGGCAGCAGCACTTGGGGAGGGAGCCCCCTGCACAGGTCCCACTCTTGCAGCCAGGCAAGGTGCAACAGACAGGTGGCAGGGACCTGAAACCATcttttattatgaattttaacCAGCACCAGACCAGGGAGCAGGTGTGGTAGGCAACCTCCTAGGCATAGTACTGCAGGTTGGCTTTCTTCTTGGCCTGCACCTCCAGGATGCCCTCCATGTAGTCCTCATGCGTGAGTTCTGTGGCGCCCCTGCGCAATGCGATCATGCCCTGCACCAAGGACAGACAGGCTCTAGGGTGCCTTCCTGCACCCCTGGCCCGGCTCCCAGAGGCCTCGGCCCTCTGAGCCTCTTCCCCCCCACCAGCAGTCTCCACCAGCCAAATGCCCCATCCTGTTCAGCGAAGAGGGGCAAGAAGGCATGAAGTAACCCACTCCCTCACACCATAACTCACCGCCTCCACGCACACGGCCTTGCACTGGGCCCCATTGAAGTCATCCGTACAGCGGGCCAGTTCCTCATAGTTCACATCGGGActgaggggcggggggagggggagagaaacccCACAGGACTCAGTTACTTATGGTTACGGGGAGCAGTGGGAGATGACGTCCGCCAAACTCCCCATCAGCAGGGAGGTCCACTTGCCCTAGGACTTCGGCTAATCCCCCCCTTCCCCGCTATGCCTTGTTCCCTTCTCAGTACAAGGACGAAGGGCAGGTAAGTCAAAGCAGGCACCAGGTTATTTTCGTGTCTCTTGAGCTCTAGACTTCTAGAAATCTGCACCTAAGATGCCAGGGACTGATTCAGCCTGGAGCGGGGGAGCAAGAAGATGGCTGTCTCCCCTTCTTTCGAGGAGCGCAGACCCTGCATCAGCACAGAGCTGCCTTGCTCTCATGTGCCAAGCACTTCCCTTGATGGTGCCACGACCCCATAAGGTCAGTGGCATTAACCCTAAGCACCAGACAAGAAAACTCGGGCTTCAACGGGTAATACCACCTACTGGAGGTCACACAGATCTGAATCCAAGTCCATCTGGCCCCTGGCTGGATTCCCCAGACACATGCTGGGCTGTGCTCATCTGCTGTGGTGGAGTCAAGGAAACTGAGGGCCTCTcaggggggaggaaggggcagggtgATTCTAAAGAGCGGAGCACCCAGAATCAGGGCCTGGACCCCAGCAAGACTCTACCTCAGGCTTCTGGGGAGAAACGGAGGTGGCATGTAGATTAGTTGTGTGTggacagggaggggagaaggggtgggCAGAGACCAGGGGATGGGGATGCACAGTACAAAAGGCAACAGAGCGCGCTCCGCTGCAGCCCCTTCAGGTCTCGGTGCCTTGCTCATGTCCTTGCTCACCTGACGTTCATCTTGCGGGAGTGGATCTGCATGATTCTGGCCCGGGCTTCCTCATTGGGCATCGGGAATTCAATCTTCCGGTCCAGACGGCCTGAGCGGAGCAGTGCGGGGTCCAGGATATCCACCCTGTTGGTGGCTGCAATCACCTGAGCAAGGGGAGAAGCGCAACATGAAATGAGGAAGATGGGGCTCCCAGACAGACAACCGTCAAGGCCACGACAGGCAGACAGGCAGCCCAGGGTCCAGATCAAACAGCAAGGGTGTTAAAAAACAATCTCAATTGTAATTCTAGCTGCACTAGCTGGGTAACCGAGAAGGTGTTCTTCCCTCTAAACTCCGTTTTCTTAATCTGTGATGACGATACTCACCTTTACTTGAGTGTTGGGCTGGAACCCATCCAGCTGGTTCAGAAGTTCCAACATCGTCCTCTGCACCTCCCGGTCTCCAGCCTTCTCACTGTCAAAGCTGGGGCACACAAGAAGCCCGAGACACTGGTGAGGCCACAACTTGGCCAGAGCCTTCCCCTTCTCCAGCCACCAAAAGCCTAACCCAACTGTCCAGGACAGGGAAAGGTCTCGCTCAACCTGGGGCCCCCAGCCCAGGACTGACACAGTACAGGTGTCAGAGACTGAAGAGGCTCCTGGGATCAGCCAGGCTGAGGATAAGACAGTTAGCAAAACCAGCCACGGCCCGGGCTATCCCCCTATGCATGTGCCACTGCAAACTAAAGCTTAGAAATACGGGATCCAGACGTGGAGCATAAGTGGGAGCCCAGGCAGGCATCCCTGAGAAGTATCACGCAGCCTGAGAACACAGGCCAGGCAACCAATAAAGAATGGGAAAAGTACGTTCTAGAAAAGGAACAATAGGTGCAAAATCTCTCTCACCAGGGCCAGATAGAGACACTGATTATAGAGGGGACCTATAAACCAAAAGGATGCTGGGGCGTCTGGCTGGCACAGTTGCTTAAGTGTCCGACCCtcagttttggctctggtcataatctcagggtcatgaggttgagccccacctCCTGCTCTGCATTCAGGGGTCGAGTCTACTTGGAATTCTTaccctcctcttctcctttcccctctttcccctctgccccctctcctttcccctttccccaccccacctcatgTGCTCaactgctcgctcgctctctccctctaacaaatggccttaataaataaataaataaaccaaatggaTACTGGGAAGAAGTTGGGGTGGGGACAGGTCCAGGATGaagtggaggggagcagggagagccACACAGGGGACTAGGCAAGCCATGCTAAGTACAGCATTGATCCCAAGAAGCAGTAGGGGCCCATGAAGGGTTTCAAGTAGGAAGTTTGTGGGAGGGACTGTGAGTACCTGTGAGGAAAGCAAGCAGGTATGAAAGGAACATGCTGGCAGCCGTGAGGAGAATGAATGGTCAGGGAAAAAGCAAGGAAGCTAGTTAGAACAGAATTCAGGATGTAAAACCACAAGAGCAGAGCTGCTGCCACTATTCCAGGGGAAGGAGCGACCGGGGTGGGAAACAGCTGGAATTTACAACAATCTCCTCTGTGGCACTCAGCACCCCCTTACCGCTTAGTGCCGATGGCATCCAGCTCATCGATGAAGATAATGGATGGAGCTTTCTCCTTGGCCAGGGCGAAGGCATCCCGGACCAGCTTGGCACCATCCCCAATGAACATCTGCACCAGCTGGGGGCCAGCCAACTTCAGGAATGTAGCCTGGTGAGGTGGCATGGTGACCAGAGTCAGGCCAAAGGCACTAAGAGAGGTCCCTCTGAGCCCACTTGGTAGAGCTGTAGCTTCTGACCTTTCCTTCTTCATTCGCCCCAAAGCACTTACCTTGGTCTGTGCAGCACAGGCCCGGGCCAGCAGGGTCTTCCCCGTACCTGGGGGGCCATACATCAACACCCCTTTTGGGGGCTGGATCCCCAAGTTTTCAAACTTCTCCTTGTGGTTCATTGGCAGGACAATGGCCTCCACCAGCTGCCAGGAAGAAGTCCTGGGTGAGGACAGTGAAGTCTGGAGGGCTCCTACAGCCTGACACTTAATGACTTCAACCACAACCCTCAACCCTCCTAATGCCAATTCAGGGACAttgcctctccttcccctgcgTCAGAAGGACACAGAATGTTCACTCCCACGAAGGCTGGCTACGGCTGCTCCAGGAACAGCAGGATATGGTTGAGAGGCACCAGAGTAAGAACCAGGAGACTGAGTTCCAGTCCTGACTCTGGTCCTAAAACTCTGTGACCTTCAACAACTCACTTAATGTCTCTGGACCTCCGTCTCCTAAACTGTTGCATGGCACCCTCCTTACCTCCCTGGGATGCTATAAGAGGCATGTTGGCAATAAgtcaatgaagaagaaaaacacaaaaggcGGGCGAGGCGGCTACTAGCAACCAGGGACTCCCTCACCTCCTGAATCTGTTTGTCCAGGCCCCCGATGTCACTATATTGTTCTGTGGGCCTCTCATCCACCTCCATGGCCTTCACCCGAGAGTCATACTCTGTGGGCAGAGTCTCCAGGATCAGATAGGAGTCTTTGTTCACACCCTGGGGACAGAGCACGGAAGCCTTCAGGTTTGTCCCAGCTCAAGACCTAACTAACTGGCTGGGTGGCAGATGTCTGTAGAGTGAAAGAAAATACAGGACTAGGAAAGACAAGAACCAAAGAGCAAGCTGACGAGCTCAGACTGGCTGGGCTCTCTGCCAAGATTCAGGGCCAACAGTGACCtgggcctgaggcagaggctcaactagCCAATGGGAGAAACCTCACTGGATAAGCCCTGCCCAGGCTGAGGAACACCACTCACCACCAAGTCTCCTGGCTTTAGCTTTTCAGCATCCACCAACCCAATCACAGGCAAGAAGTATGTCTGTAGGAAAAATTCTAGGCTCAATCTCAGTTACTGCCCTCAATAAAGCACCCTAGTCCTTTCCCAcatctgcccctcaccctccttAGTTCTATCCCTGAGCTAGCCTCACCTGCCGTGTAGAGGTTTTGATCACTGCGCATTTACCCTTCCTCTGGGAATCCAGGTCAATATTGGCACCATCCTCTTCTTGGTCATTGGGATCAACATCTAGAAGCTGGGAAGGGAAAAAGCTCAG
The genomic region above belongs to Neovison vison isolate M4711 chromosome 7, ASM_NN_V1, whole genome shotgun sequence and contains:
- the PSMC3 gene encoding 26S proteasome regulatory subunit 6A, producing MATVWDEAEQDGIGEEVLKMSTEEIIQRTRLLDSEIKIMKSEVLRVTHELQAMKDKIKENSEKIKVNKTLPYLVSNVIELLDVDPNDQEEDGANIDLDSQRKGKCAVIKTSTRQTYFLPVIGLVDAEKLKPGDLVGVNKDSYLILETLPTEYDSRVKAMEVDERPTEQYSDIGGLDKQIQELVEAIVLPMNHKEKFENLGIQPPKGVLMYGPPGTGKTLLARACAAQTKATFLKLAGPQLVQMFIGDGAKLVRDAFALAKEKAPSIIFIDELDAIGTKRFDSEKAGDREVQRTMLELLNQLDGFQPNTQVKVIAATNRVDILDPALLRSGRLDRKIEFPMPNEEARARIMQIHSRKMNVSPDVNYEELARCTDDFNGAQCKAVCVEAGMIALRRGATELTHEDYMEGILEVQAKKKANLQYYA